Genomic DNA from Aminobacterium mobile DSM 12262:
CTCCTAAGCCGTAGGGAAATAGAATGTATCGGGAATCCAGTCATACCAAGGGTTCCCGTTTTTTTATGCCTTTTTGGAGCGTCGGTCTTCTGACATTTTTAAGGTTCGTTTTTCCTCTTTAATAATTATAGCATGTCCTTGCAGAAAATGTAAGGATTGTGTCGAGTTTAGGACAATATCTTTGAATGGGTTGGAGGAACATCTTTTACCCCATTCAGAAACAGCCCTAAAAAGAGATTAAAGTAGAAAAACACTACAGATAGGCTCATATCGTGATAAATGACGCTATATAGGTGCTTTTTGCAATTTGAGGGGTCAGAAGAAATGTTATATAATCTATCTTAGATAACTCCGAACCTTGACCGATAGCGGCTTTCTTGCGTGGATGAGCAGAAAAACGCAAGCAACCACGGACATTTTTTCTTCCATTCAAACAGCTTGAGGAGCGAGCCCAAGAATGGCGACGACCTCTTGTGAGAGCTTGACCGTGATTGGATTACTGATTAGTAACGGCAACTCCATCCTCATTTTACGCAATAACTGTATAAAAAAATAATAGAATATCCACAAGCGTGAGCAGGCAACAGGCTCATGCTTTTTTGTGCATGGACGGGAATATTTTCCCCGTCCATTTTTTTGTAAAAAAAGTGTTTTACAAATATTTAAAAAAAAGAAGGAGGTACAATCGTGAAAAAAACAAAACTTCGCTCCTTGCGTGAAAGGGCTGGGATTTCGCAATACAAACTAAGCTTCGATGTAAAAATCCCGTCCTGCTGTCTTTCTCAAATGGAAAATGCCTGTTTTCCCGAAATATAAAAAAGCTTTAGCGGCATTTTTCAACGTGGAGCCGGAAAGCCTCGTGGACGACCAAGGAATGGCGGCGGTTGTTGATGAATAGTGACTTGGCGTCCATTCATCAGCGGCTCGAAGTGGCGGCGCTACAAAGAGGCTTTTTAGCCTCTTTGTGGCAGGAATTCGCAGAACTTCAAAGGGAAAAATTACGATTGGAAAGGAGCAAAAAACGAGCATGATTGAAAATTACGTAGCCATAAAAACAGGAATTCGTGAAAGCCTCCAATCGAAAAGACCGGTTGCGGGCAATGGGCACAGGCTGGCGTTATTTTTGTCTTGCGCCAGAAGAAAGGCTACAAATAAAAAAGAAGTGCTGGCGGCTTTTCAAAAAGGATTGGATCGCTGGAAACTTTTTGAAAGGAAGACAACGGAATACCACGTTGAAAAATTCTTCTTTAGCCAGCTCCAAGATGAGGAAAAGCCAGCCCTGGTAACCATGCAGGAAGCTTTTCCGACTCGCAAAAATGGCTACAAAAAACGTCGAATGGGAAAAAGTGATCACAAAACAAGCGAGGATGGCGGCGACCCCGAACCTTGGTATCTCGCTCGAAAGGCGGCGGCATAATGTTAAGTTTGCGTGAAATCGGCTTGAGCGCCGATGACATCCGAGCTTGGTTCGAGCGTGAAATCCATCCCAAGAACGTAAAAGTCGACGGCGATCAAATTTATTGTAGCTGTCCAATCCAAAGCCACAACCACAAAAATGGCGATAAAACCCCTTCGTTCAGCCTCAATATTGCCGATGGCTGTTGGTATTGCCATTCAACCGGCGATTCCGGCTCAATAAAAAAACTTTGTGAGCTGTGCGGCGTTCAGGCGCCATGGCATGGAAAAGGAAAAACGCCATCAAAAGAAACTGTGTACCCATATCACGACGCAAGCGGAAAACTAATTTACGAGGTCGTCCGAACTGACGACCCAAGCGGCAAGAAAATCTTCCAAAGAGCGATTCTCCCGAATGGAGAAAAAAGAAACTCCATGAAAGGCGTCAAGCGGGTTCCTTTCCATCTTCCCGAAATTCTCAAGGCTCAAGCCGGCAACCAAACAATCTTCGTCGTCGAGGGCGAAAAGTGCGTTGAAGCCTTGCGAGCACTGGGTTTGGTCGCTACCACAAATAGTGGCGGTGCTGGGAAATGGAACGATTGCGGTCAGTATTTCCAGAAAGGAATAAGCGTTATTATCATTCCAGATAATGACGAGCCCGGGCGAAAGCATGCCCTTGAGGTTGCTCAGGACTTACAAAAGCGTGGGTGCAACGTGAAAATTCTAAACTTGCCCAACCTTCAACAAAAAGAGGATGTTTTCGATTGGCTGAAAAAAGGACACGGCAAGGAAGAACTTCTGGAGCTGGTCGGGCGGTGCGAGGAATGGGACGAGGAACCACTACAAACCGAACTTCAAACACAAATTGAAACCAACCCGTCGTCCATTCAAGAGAGCGTTCAAAAAAAGTGCAAGGAGCTTTTCGACGAAGGTTTCGGTCTCGAATTAGCACGGGAAACGATCCGAGCCGAACTTGTCAATCTTCAACTCGACGGCGAAACGACCTTTTTAATAGAAGAAACTATTAATAAAAGCTGGGTTGAATTTCTCCGAGAAAAGCCAGCCGATAAAATTATTTCGGCAATCAGCGCAAGCGACTTGATGAAGATGGTAATTCCCGCTCCAGAATGGGCGGTTCAAAACATGATTCCCGCCGGCTTGAGCGTTTTAGCGTCGCCACCAAAAGTTGGAAAATCCTTCTTTTGCTTACAGCTTGCGCTAGCCGTGGCGACGGGTCAGCCGTTCCTTGACCATCGAACGGAAAAAGGAAGCGTTCTCTATATTAGTTTGGAAGATTCACCATATAGCCTACAAAAAAGACTTTCATATTTTCTTGAAGATCACAGAAAAATTCCAAACAACCTATTTTTAACAAACGAGCTTCCTCAACTTGACGCTCAAGGGTTACTCTTGCTCGACCAGTGGCTAGCGACCCACAACGACGCAAGACTGGTAATCATCGACACGTGGGGGAAAACCAAGCCGAATGGGAACAGGCAGAAGAATGCCTATGAGTCAGACGTTGAGCTTGTGTCGCCGATAAAAAAGCTAGCTGACCGTTACTCAACTTCAATTTTATTAGTTCACCATCTCAAAAAAGGTGGCGGGAAAGAAAGCGATTGGCTAGAAAGCTTGAGCGGTTCAATGGGCTTGGCGGCGACCGTCGATGGGTTACTAAGTCTTTATCGAGATCGTGGAGCCCAGCAAGGAATTCTCAAACGAACTGGGCGAAACCTCGAGGAAGACGACGACATAGGTCTTGAGTGGACGGCTCCGGGATGGAGGTTTGCCGGCGACGCAAGGGAAGTTCTATTGAGCGAATCGAGAAAAGAAATAGTTGCCGCTATAAAAGAAATCGGAGAACCGGCAACGCCAACGATGATATCTGAAATGAGCGGTAAAAAAATTGGAACGATAAAGCCGCTTTTAAGAAGAATGCTAAAAGACGGGATTTTAAACTGTTCTTCTCAAGGAAGATATTTTCTCCCGTTGACAAGCGATAGTTACGGTTGCGTTGAAGAAACGCAACCCATGCAACCCAACAACCCGGTTGCACCGGTTGCGTTTGGTTCTAGGGAATGCAACCCTATCAACCCTAGTGATAGCAAGGGCTTACAAGGTACGGTTGCACGGGTTGCGCCGGTTGCACCGGTTGTACCTAGCGTCGGTAATCTTCTGGAAATTTTCCCGGACGGATTCAAAAGTAGAAAATGTACCAGTCTCGATAAATTTCTTTCGACCATCCAAGAAAAAAAAGGAGATGACCGTATGGAAAATTCTCAACCTAAAAAGTTGGAACCGTGGAAGCCTGAACAAAAACTTTCCCAACCCTCCATCCCAAAATCACCGCCAACCGATTGGCGGGCGTGGCTCGAATCCTCCGAGCCTGCGGTCAAGGAAAAATACGACGAAGTTTTTAATCGGCTCAAGGTTTTTCTCACAGAGGAAAATGCACGACAAAAGGCTTTCGAAAGAAGCTGGGATCTCCAACAAAAGCTCAAGGAAGAAGCGGCATAGGGCGGGAGGGTATCAACCCTCCTACCCATACCCCGGGGGGCTATAAAAAGTCTGGGGGCTTGTAATAACGAACCCCGAGGCGATTTCGGCGTGAGTGATTGCGAAACTGGACATAAAGGGGGTATGGGTATATTTAGCATGGTAAAGGGGGCTTTCTATGGAAATTGTTGACTTAATTGACGGCTATTTCTTAAAAATTCTGAAAAGGCTTTTCGGTCGCCATGAAAAAAGATAGCAAAAAAATTATTGACGAAATTTTCCGAGAACTCAAAGAGGAATTTTCTTTTGAAGAAGAGCGGCAAAAATATATCAACTCAATCTCAAATCGGATCCGTCGAGGCGGTCGGATTGGCGGAAAAAAATTATAACTCTCGGGGGCGGCGATGGGGATTTTCTTTCTCCATTCAAAAATATACTCAACCGAAAAAACCAGAAAGGAGTTTTTACATGAACCGAGAAATGGCGCAAAGTTTGCGAGGTCTGGGCAACGCTCTTATAAAAACATATTTTCACGATTGGCTACCAGAAAAAAAGCGAATCGACCGATACCTTGAGGACGTAGTTTTAAATTCGCCTCTTCTAAAGGCAGATCGTGTCCAAGGCGGCGATCACATAACGCCGCAAGAACGGCTCCTGGAGATAAAGGAAGAACACGAGGGCTATCAAGCCCTGGTTCGCAACATCGAGCGAGTGGAAGCGTTTCTGGACGGTCTGAACGATGACGAGCGGGCGCTGGTTGACCTTCATTATCGGCAAAAAAAAGATCCTTGGGAAATTTCACGGACGCTAAAAAAGGACAAGACCGACGTGCTAAAAAATCTTTTCTCCATTCAAAAAAGATTGGGCTGTTTTTGGATGGGCGAAAGTGAGGTGGCGTAGTGCTGGGGCTTAGCTTTTTTTATTGCGACGGGTCGACTATAATTTTCTATCGTGATGGCGAAGCGAAACCCGTCGCTCCGAAAGGGAATCTTGGTCATTCGTTGGCATGGCGTGATTTTGCAATGCTTATGAATAACGGCATTATTGTGACTCCAAAGGAAGACAAATACGATACGCTGCGGGTTAGCGATGTATTTTGGGACAATCTGGGAGCCGCTCTTCGGGCGGCTCAAGTGAGGAAATAAAAAGAGCCGGGGCTATCCCGGCTCCCTTCTTCTTTCTACTCAAAAAACATATTCCGGCAACGTGGCGTGAGTTTTCTTTTTCCGTCGCAAATAGAAATCATTTTCTTTTCCGCCAAAAAAGGTTTTCCGTAATTTGGGTTAAATAAATTTCGACATGGCAAATTAAGCTCTACTTTTCCATCCTCAAAAAAGGTTACGAAAGAATCGTCGGAATATTGAATACTCAAAACATCCAAGCCGTCAACTTTACTTTTTGTACAGATCATTTTTCCCCCTCCAATCTATTCTTTACAAGCGTCACAGAATTCTTGAAAATCCGCTGGCTCGGTGTCGCCAATAATCACGTCGGGAAATTGCGAATAATCGACCTGACTCTCTGTGAACTGGGTGAGCAGAAAAAGTCCACGCTCCAAGTCTCCGTCGAAATATTTCTCAACAAAATTGCGGGCGGTCTCGACGAGACTAACGATCAATTCGTCGGCGGATCCAACGACGGCGCAGGCTTCTTCGTAAGAAGTATATCCTGCCTGCCTTGCGAGTTGCTCGAGAGCCTCTTTTTCCGAACCTGATTGGAAAAACCCAAAGGAATGAGCAGAATTTCTGTTGCAGATTTCGTACGTGTTCATTTTTAAACCCTCCATTCAATTTTTATCCCTTTCCCCTAAAACCGACCCACCAGAATGGCTCACAGCATGCCTAACTTTCTTCTTTGGTATGAACAGTCGTTTAGCGCAAGCCTTTTAAGCGTGGCGGTGGCTAGGGGGCTCATAAGCGAGTTAGGCGTTTGCGGCGTGGTAGAAGGTTGGAAACGGGGCTTGCGAGGTCGTGTTGCTCTTTAAGGTCTGATCGGGCAAGGGCAACATATATTTTAGTCGTGCTAAGATCGCTATGCCCCATGATTCGCTGTAGGGCAAAGGTGTTGCCGTTGTTCCTCAAGAAGTAGAGGGCGAACAGGTGACGCAAGCTGTAAGGCGTAATGTCAGCCCCTATCTTTTCTCCATACCCTTTGACAGTGTGATACCACGAATTGACACGGAGGGGTTGCCCGTCCCGTGAGCAGAAAAGAGGGGCGTTTCTCCATTCCTTGGGGCGTATGGAAACAAGCTTCATGATGGCTTGTGCTGTCTGGTCAGATATGGGCAAGGTTCGCTGTACCCTTGTCTTGGCTGTTTCAGCACGAACGACAACGACCCGGGCGGGAATGGAAACATCTTCAACACGAAGGGAAAGAGCTTCCCGGGGGCGTATCCCCGTATCAAGCGAGAGCAGGAGCAGGGCGTAATTTCTTAAGCCCGTATATGTGCTTTGGTCGGGGAGTGCGAGAAGAGCCTTCACAACGTCGGGGCTATGTTGGGCTATCCGAGGTTGAGCCTTGCGACTCCTTATCCCATCACAGGGGCTGGTGTATAAAATTCCTTCATTGACAATCCATCGGAAGAAACATTTGAGGTGCTTCAGCACTATATTGTGATACCCCGGGCTACGTTCAATGGACATATACTCAAGAACGCAACGTTTAGCCTTGTCCGGGTTCAGTCCGTCAGGATGGGCGGCAAAGAACCGTGTCAGATGGTATCGGTAATCTCGAATGGTTCGGGGGGCTAGTCCGTCAGCCTTCCTTGTCAGAATATATCGTTCTACCGTTTGTTGCCATGTTTCCTCGGTGTGAAAAAGCCTTGCCACGTTTCCGGACATGCAGAATCCCTCCCATTAAAAGAGATTTCCTTGAAAATGTCAGGGTGGCTCTTTTAGGCTTAAAAGTGTAGTGCGATCCTAGAGCGACGGTCTAGGTAGGTTTGAGTGGGGCGGGTATCCCGACGTAGAGGGAGGGGAAGTGGGAATAATAAAAGAGTGTGAAGCCGTATAGCGACTAGGTTTCTAGTTGTGTTTCCTTTTGTTTCGTGATAACATAATCGCCGTCCCGAGCGGGCCTGTAGCTCAGTGGATAGAGCGACGGCCTCCTAAGCCGTAGGTCAGGCGTTCGAATCGCCTCAGGTCCGCCATATAACTTTCAGACATCGGGCTTTTAGGCCTATTCTTCGTTTGATTCCGTATTTCAGTTGTCAAACAATATGTAATGCGAGTATAATCCTTTTTGTGGCCTGTTGAAAAGACTGAAAAATCGGAAGGGGGGGCAATTGACGAAAAATTGCCGAATTCTAAAAATTCTAATTTTAACTCTTGTCTCTTCGATCCTTTTTATAACTTTTGCCCCTGTTTACAGGCTTTCTCTATACACAAAAGACCGTGAGATATTTTCGGCAGTAATATCATCCGGAACAAGATTTTCCATGGGCTATGTACATTCAGTAGAGCAAACTCCTGTGGAAGATATTTATGTTGTTTCAGGGCCACAGTTATGGTTATGGGAAGAACGGTTCCGATCACATAATGCAGGGTTACCAACAGAAGCTCCTTTGCGTAGTCATTTTTTTATGGAAAAAGATTGGATGATAATACGAGGAAGTACATATCGTTGGGAACAATTAGCAGTTCGTATAGGGAATAAAGAGTTAGGTCGTAATTGGATTTCTTCAGAGAGCACTGGAAAAGTGAATCTGTTTGAGATTGTACCAGACAGAGTCCTTTATTTGAAAATCACACAATCTCCTTTGTTTTTTAGGAAAGAATTTTCTTTGCTCTGAATGTATAGACTAACCTAGAGGAACGAAAAAGACTGGAGGTGGAGATTTTTGGATGAAAAAAACAACAATATTAATCCAGACCTTGTAACTGAACCAGTCTCTGCTATCGACCTTGATGAACTTCGGCGCCAATTTGACACAGAAGCAAGATATCGTGATCTTTCTGGATGGCAAGCAGTATTTGTTACCGTTTTGGCCGTTGGAATGTCTCTTTTCCATCTCTACACTGCAGGTTTTGGCTTGCTTTTAGCCATGAAGCAGGGAGCTACGCATCTTGCCTTTGTACTCGTACTTGTTTTTCTGCTTTATCCTGCAACAGCAAAGAGCAGTAAAAACAGTGTCCCATGGTATGATTTTATTTTCGCTGTTCTCGCAGCCTTTGCTACGCTTTATCTTGTCATAGAATTCGAAGAAATGGTGAATAGAGCAGGGCTTCCTACAAGTATGGATATTGCTGTAGGCTTTATCGGCATAGCTCTTCTTCTCGAAGCGACACGAAGAGTATCAAGTCCGGTATTGCCATGTATTGCTATTTTCTTCCTCATTTATTGCTACTTTGGTAGATCTTTTCCTCAAATTTTTCAACATCGAGGATTTAATATCACTCGAATTATCAACCATATGTATTTAGGCACAGAAGGAGTTTTTGGTATTCCTCTAGGTGTATCAGCTACCTTTGTGTTTATGTTTATTTTGTTCGGATCCGTATTGGAACAAACTGGAATGGGGCGTTTTATTATTGATCTTGCGATGGCCCTGGCTGGTGGAGCTACAGGGGGACCAGCCAAAGTAGCAGTGCTAAGCTCAGGCTTGATGGGATCTGTTTCAGGATCTTCTGTGGCCAATGTATGTACTACAGGCATGTTCACTATCCCTCTCATGAAGAGTGTGGGATACAAACCTTATTTTGCCGGGGCTGTAGAAGCAGTAGCCTCGACAGGGGGGCAGATTATGCCTCCTGTTATGGGAGCTGCCGCTTTTATTATGGCTCAATTTATGGGTGTACCTTATATTGAAGTTGCCCTAGCCGCTATCGTTCCTGCGCTCCTGTACTATTTTGCAGTTATGGTGCAGGTTCATTTTGAAGCAACGAGACTTGGGTTACGAGGATTACCTCGAGAAAAACTTCCTAACCTTTTCAAATTATTGAGAAGCAAGGGACATTTGCTTATCCCGCTCGTCGTGATCATCTATTTCCTCCTCGCTGGGTACACTCCCTTAAAAGCAGCTTACAATGGAATTATAGCAACTGTCCTAATTTCTTTTCTCAACAAAGAAACTCGCTTAACGCTACCTAAGCTAAAAATGGCGTTGGAAAGTGGAGCAAAAGGCGCGCTAGGGGTGGCCTGTGCTTGTGCTACAGTAGGTATCGTAGTAGGAACGGCCACTCTTACGGGGTTGGGGTTACGAATAGCGAGTGCTATTGTCACTATTGCAGGCGGCAACCTTTTATTTACATTAGTATTAACCATGATAGCCTGTATATTGCTTGGCGCAGGTCTTCCAACAACAGCTAATTTTATTGTCACAAGCACTATCGCGGCGCCAGCGCTTTTTCAGCTCAATGTTCCACCTATGGCAGCCTATATGTTTGTTCTTTATTTCGGTATAGCAGCTGATTTGAGCCCCCCTGTGGCCTTAGCAGCGTATGCAGGAGCTGGAATAGCTGGGGCTGACCCTATGCGCACAGGAGTTACAGCTGTTAAGTTGGCGCTTGCAGGTTTTCTTGTCCCATTTATTTATGTATATAATCCAATGCTTGTTCTTGTCGACTTCAAACCATGGCCATTTACCTTAGCCATTATTACAGCTATACTGGGTGTATTCCTCCTTGGTATGAGTACTATAGGATTCTACAAAACAAAAATGGCTTGGTGGTTGCGAATCATCGCTTTAGGAGGAGCTCTTGGGTTGTTGATACCTGGATGGCAAAGTGACATGTTAGGGTTGGTTATTTTGATAATTACCCACTTTATCCAGGTAAAAAAGGCAGGAAAAGAGATTGAGCCGGCAGGATAGCATTTCATAAGAATCAAAGTTGTGTTAGAATCTACAAGTTATAAAATTGCCGTCTCTGCTTTACGGAGACGGCGTTTTCCTATTTGAAAGGAGGTATATATTTTGGCAACAGACTACAAGGATACTCTCAAACTCCCTCAGACATCTTTCCCTATGAGGGCCAATTTGGCGAAACGCGAGCCCGAATTTTTGAGGTTCTGGAAAGATATTGATGTTTACCACGAGATGTTAAAAAAACAGGAAGGGAAAGAGTCCTTCATTCTTCATGATGGACCCCCTTATGCCAATGGGAATATACATATAGGAACGGCTTTTAACAAAATATTAAAAGATTTTATTCCCAAATATAAGATGATGAAGGGATATTTTGCTCCCTATGTTCCTGGATGGGATACTCATGGTCTTCCTATAGAGCTTCACGTTCTTAGAACTCATGGCCTATCAAAGGATACTGTTGATCCTTTGGAATTGAGAAAAAAATGCGAAAAATATGCTCATGAGTTTCTGGATATTCAGCGGAATGATTTTATCCGCCTAGGAGCTCTTGGCGACTGGGAAAATCCTTATATCACTTTGAAGCCGGGGTACGAGGCAGCGCAACTAGGGGCTTTTGCAGACCTCGTAGAAAAAGGGTTGGTATATAAAGGACACAAGCCGGTATATTGGTGCATTGATTGTCAGACAGCTCTGGCAGCAGCTGAAATTGAATATTGGGATGAAACATCTCCTTCTGTCTTCATAGCCTACTCTATGCCTGAGATTGGAAAGAAAATAGAGGTGCTACAGGGCCGAGATGTTAATGTAGTAGTGTGGACAACAACACCTTGGACCCTTCCTGCTAGCATGGCTGTCGCTATCGGTCCTGGATATGACTATGTTTTTGTGGAAAGTGGCGATAAAGTATACTTATTAGCCCAAGAGCTTCTTGAATCTGTGTCAAAAGAAACAGGTCTGGAGTTTGGTCGTGTTTTATACACGTGTAAAGGAAGAGAATTAGAGAACGAATTAGCAGTTCACCCCTTTTACGTTGAAAGGAAAACACCCATTGTGCTGGCTGATTATGTTCTTCTCGACACAGGTACCGGATGCGTACATACTGCACCTGGCCACGGAGTGGAAGACTATGAGACTGGGGTTCGGTACAGTATAGACATATACAATCCAGTAGATGAGAGTGGACACTTCTTTAAAGATACCCCTCTTGTTGGTGGTCTCTCTCTAGATGAAGGAGCTAAAAAAGTCCTCGGTGTCTTAACTGAAAATGGGAGACTACTTGGACAGGGGAAGATAGTACACTCCTATCCGCATTGTTGGAGATGTAAGAAACCTGTTATCTTCCGATCCACTGAACAGTGGTTCATATCTGTAGCGGACTTTAGAGATGAAGCTCTTAAAATTATTCAAAACAACGTGAATTGGATCCCCGACTGGGGAAAAGACAGAATTTACAACATGGTACGAGACCGATCTGACTGGTGCATTAGCCGGCAGCGAGTCTGGGGCGTTCCTATCCCGGCGTTTTATTGTGATGATTGTGGCGAGCTTATTCTGAAACCGGAACTTATTCGTGTAATTCAGGACAAGGTGAGAACGGGAGGAACGAATATTTGGTGGGAACTTTCTGCCCAAGAGCTGTTAGGAGATCTCGCTGTCTGTCCTCATTGCGGAAGCCATAACCTCTCTAAAGATAAAAATATTATGGACGTATGGTTTGACTCTGGAGTCAGTCACTTTGCAGTGCTTGAGACTCGCCCCGAGTTGCGATGGCCTGCTGATCTCTACCTAGAGGGCAGTGATCAGCATCGTGGCTGGTTCCAAACCTCGTTGTTAACGTCTGTTGCTATTCGCGATAAGGCCCCCTATAAGAGTGTTTTGACCCATGGGTTCATCGTAGATGGGGAAGGCAAAAAAATGTCGAAATCTATAGGGAATATCATCCGGCCTCAGGAAGTTATCGATAAATACGGAGCTGATATTCTACGACTATGGGTCGCTTCTACCGACTATCGAAACGATATTCGGATCTCTCAGGGAATCATCAATAATTTGACAGAATCTTACAGACGTATCCGGAATACGGCTCGTTATCTACTTGGGAACTTAACAGACTTTGATCCTGCAAAAGATACCGTGGCTTATAATGACTTGCTGGAAATAGATAAGTGGGTGCTTTCTGTTCTTAACGGAGTGATCGATCGTTCCACGCAGGGATTTGAGAACTACGAATTTCATATTCCCACTTTTGTGATCCATCAGTTCTGCGTAAACGAGCTGAGTTCTTTCTTTTTAGACGTAAGCAAAGACCGGCTTTATGCAGATGCTACTGATTCTGTTTCTCGCCGTGGTTGTCAGACGGCCATGTGGCAAATACTTAATGTCATGACTCGCATGCTTGCCCCAATCCTCAGTTTCACTGCTGAAGAAATCTGGCAGGAGATGAGAAAAATTGATAGCACTCTGCCGAAGAGTGTTTTTCTCTCAGATTGGCCGGAAATCAATTCTACTCAAATAGATCCTTCTTTGGAAGAAAAGTGGCAGCAGGTTCTCGTTGTGAGAGGAGCCGTTAGTAGAGCTCTCGAAACAACAAGAACGTCTGGTATTATTGGACATGCTCTCGAAGCAAGAGTAGAGGTACAGAAGAAAAAAGAATATACTGATGCGGCCTTTTCTTCAGAGGACTGGGCAATGTTTGCCATCGTTTCTGACTTTAAATGGGTTGAAACTGTTTCGTCTTGTGCCATAGTATGGGAAGATGAGGAGACAGGTCTAGTTATAGGTGTAGACAAAGCTTTAGGAGAAAAGTGCCCAAGGTGCTGGAAATTCTCGGAAAAGCATAATGAAAATGGTTTGTGCCCTCGTTGCACTGAAGTGGTAGGGGAATAAAAAAGTACAAAACATGATAGAGTTACCTACCAGAGGCGGAACGAGCTCCGCCTCTGGTATTTTTACAGGAGCGATTCTTATGCAAGAAACAAACTATGAGAATGAGGATTTTCTGGAAGAAAACAACCATGAACAACTTATAGTTCTAAATCCCAGCGAAGCGAAACTAGAGATGCGCTTGGATGTTTTTCTTGCTTCAGAGTTAGGAATCACACGAAATTACGCACAAAAGCTTATATCTTCCGGAAACATTCGAATAACAGATTCCCCACGAAAAGTAAAACCCGCGTTAAAGCTCTCTGGAGATATAGAGATCTCAGTCTGTTTGCCTCCCGTTGAAAAACTTGAAGTGGAGCCAGAACCTGTCTCTTTTGATACCATCTATGAAGATAAAGATATTTTAGTTATCAACAAACCTTCAGGTGTGATAGTCCACCCAGCTCCAGGCAATTGGCACGGAACTTTAGTACACGGGCTTTTATATAAGTATCCTGATATAGGAAAATTTGGAGACACAACTCGCCCAGGCATTGTTCATCGTCTCGATGAAGGCACTTCAGGACTTATTGTAGTTGCTAGAAATGAGAAAGCTCTTTTGAATCTTCAGCATCAATTCCATTCGAGAGAAGTTAAGAAGGTATATTTAGCCCTTGCTATAGGGAAGCCTTCTTCTATTTCTGGTTTTATCAATGCGCCCATAGGGCGTAGCGTTCGTAATCGTACAAAAATGGCTATTATCTCAAACGGACGTCCTGCCATAACGGAATATAAGGTACTGTGGACCCATAAAGGCCTAAGTCTCATTCAATGTCACCTCCT
This window encodes:
- a CDS encoding RluA family pseudouridine synthase yields the protein MQETNYENEDFLEENNHEQLIVLNPSEAKLEMRLDVFLASELGITRNYAQKLISSGNIRITDSPRKVKPALKLSGDIEISVCLPPVEKLEVEPEPVSFDTIYEDKDILVINKPSGVIVHPAPGNWHGTLVHGLLYKYPDIGKFGDTTRPGIVHRLDEGTSGLIVVARNEKALLNLQHQFHSREVKKVYLALAIGKPSSISGFINAPIGRSVRNRTKMAIISNGRPAITEYKVLWTHKGLSLIQCHLLTGRTHQIRVHLKAIGCPLVGDTLYGTKQSLKRKAERIFLHAWKLAFAHPSSGEKLFFRVTLPQELRLFLQKTLSSPLDLP
- the ileS gene encoding isoleucine--tRNA ligase gives rise to the protein MATDYKDTLKLPQTSFPMRANLAKREPEFLRFWKDIDVYHEMLKKQEGKESFILHDGPPYANGNIHIGTAFNKILKDFIPKYKMMKGYFAPYVPGWDTHGLPIELHVLRTHGLSKDTVDPLELRKKCEKYAHEFLDIQRNDFIRLGALGDWENPYITLKPGYEAAQLGAFADLVEKGLVYKGHKPVYWCIDCQTALAAAEIEYWDETSPSVFIAYSMPEIGKKIEVLQGRDVNVVVWTTTPWTLPASMAVAIGPGYDYVFVESGDKVYLLAQELLESVSKETGLEFGRVLYTCKGRELENELAVHPFYVERKTPIVLADYVLLDTGTGCVHTAPGHGVEDYETGVRYSIDIYNPVDESGHFFKDTPLVGGLSLDEGAKKVLGVLTENGRLLGQGKIVHSYPHCWRCKKPVIFRSTEQWFISVADFRDEALKIIQNNVNWIPDWGKDRIYNMVRDRSDWCISRQRVWGVPIPAFYCDDCGELILKPELIRVIQDKVRTGGTNIWWELSAQELLGDLAVCPHCGSHNLSKDKNIMDVWFDSGVSHFAVLETRPELRWPADLYLEGSDQHRGWFQTSLLTSVAIRDKAPYKSVLTHGFIVDGEGKKMSKSIGNIIRPQEVIDKYGADILRLWVASTDYRNDIRISQGIINNLTESYRRIRNTARYLLGNLTDFDPAKDTVAYNDLLEIDKWVLSVLNGVIDRSTQGFENYEFHIPTFVIHQFCVNELSSFFLDVSKDRLYADATDSVSRRGCQTAMWQILNVMTRMLAPILSFTAEEIWQEMRKIDSTLPKSVFLSDWPEINSTQIDPSLEEKWQQVLVVRGAVSRALETTRTSGIIGHALEARVEVQKKKEYTDAAFSSEDWAMFAIVSDFKWVETVSSCAIVWEDEETGLVIGVDKALGEKCPRCWKFSEKHNENGLCPRCTEVVGE
- a CDS encoding tyrosine-type recombinase/integrase — its product is MSGNVARLFHTEETWQQTVERYILTRKADGLAPRTIRDYRYHLTRFFAAHPDGLNPDKAKRCVLEYMSIERSPGYHNIVLKHLKCFFRWIVNEGILYTSPCDGIRSRKAQPRIAQHSPDVVKALLALPDQSTYTGLRNYALLLLSLDTGIRPREALSLRVEDVSIPARVVVVRAETAKTRVQRTLPISDQTAQAIMKLVSIRPKEWRNAPLFCSRDGQPLRVNSWYHTVKGYGEKIGADITPYSLRHLFALYFLRNNGNTFALQRIMGHSDLSTTKIYVALARSDLKEQHDLASPVSNLLPRRKRLTRL
- a CDS encoding DUF1850 domain-containing protein translates to MTKNCRILKILILTLVSSILFITFAPVYRLSLYTKDREIFSAVISSGTRFSMGYVHSVEQTPVEDIYVVSGPQLWLWEERFRSHNAGLPTEAPLRSHFFMEKDWMIIRGSTYRWEQLAVRIGNKELGRNWISSESTGKVNLFEIVPDRVLYLKITQSPLFFRKEFSLL
- a CDS encoding TRAP transporter permease, with amino-acid sequence MDEKNNNINPDLVTEPVSAIDLDELRRQFDTEARYRDLSGWQAVFVTVLAVGMSLFHLYTAGFGLLLAMKQGATHLAFVLVLVFLLYPATAKSSKNSVPWYDFIFAVLAAFATLYLVIEFEEMVNRAGLPTSMDIAVGFIGIALLLEATRRVSSPVLPCIAIFFLIYCYFGRSFPQIFQHRGFNITRIINHMYLGTEGVFGIPLGVSATFVFMFILFGSVLEQTGMGRFIIDLAMALAGGATGGPAKVAVLSSGLMGSVSGSSVANVCTTGMFTIPLMKSVGYKPYFAGAVEAVASTGGQIMPPVMGAAAFIMAQFMGVPYIEVALAAIVPALLYYFAVMVQVHFEATRLGLRGLPREKLPNLFKLLRSKGHLLIPLVVIIYFLLAGYTPLKAAYNGIIATVLISFLNKETRLTLPKLKMALESGAKGALGVACACATVGIVVGTATLTGLGLRIASAIVTIAGGNLLFTLVLTMIACILLGAGLPTTANFIVTSTIAAPALFQLNVPPMAAYMFVLYFGIAADLSPPVALAAYAGAGIAGADPMRTGVTAVKLALAGFLVPFIYVYNPMLVLVDFKPWPFTLAIITAILGVFLLGMSTIGFYKTKMAWWLRIIALGGALGLLIPGWQSDMLGLVILIITHFIQVKKAGKEIEPAG